Proteins co-encoded in one Oncorhynchus masou masou isolate Uvic2021 chromosome 22, UVic_Omas_1.1, whole genome shotgun sequence genomic window:
- the gtf3c6 gene encoding general transcription factor 3C polypeptide 6 isoform X2 gives MEDEWEEEEQLVVVELSGIINSDFLTKCQGTCKILDIDSEQPMMQVGRYVFAGEYDDALGTCVLFEEGQSSGADPEASPELSYKCHTVKRLMMQRTFLAEKKEGDNSSGDFQFQPLSDGMSPARLDSLSHFIQNPKRTSKPAGGAHTMGQKTG, from the exons ATGGAAGACgaatgggaggaggag gAGCAGTTGGTTGTGGTTGAGCTCTCTGGTATAATTAACTCAGATTTTTTGACCAAGTGTCAGGGAACCTGCAAGATACTG GACATTGACAGTGAGCAGCCAATGATGCAGGTGGGAAGATACGTGTTTGCGGGAGAGTATGACG ATGCCTTGGGCACCTGTGTGCTCTTCGAGGAGGGACAGTCGAGTG GGGCAGACCCTGAAGCCAGTCCAGAGCTGAGCTATAAGTGCCACACCGTTAAGAGACTGATGATGCAGAGAACCTTCCTTGCTGAGAAAAAGGAAGGAGACAACAGCTCAG gagactttcagtttcagccACTGAGTGACGGAATGTCCCCAGCCAGACTGGACTCACTCTCTCACTTCATCCAGAACCCAAAGAGGACCTCCAAGCCAGCAGGGGGAGCACACACAATGGGGCAGAAGACCGGGTAG
- the gtf3c6 gene encoding general transcription factor 3C polypeptide 6 isoform X3 translates to MEQLVVVELSGIINSDFLTKCQGTCKILDIDSEQPMMQVGRYVFAGEYDDALGTCVLFEEGQSSGADPEASPELSYKCHTVKRLMMQRTFLAEKKEGDNSSGYTHRDFQFQPLSDGMSPARLDSLSHFIQNPKRTSKPAGGAHTMGQKTG, encoded by the exons ATG gAGCAGTTGGTTGTGGTTGAGCTCTCTGGTATAATTAACTCAGATTTTTTGACCAAGTGTCAGGGAACCTGCAAGATACTG GACATTGACAGTGAGCAGCCAATGATGCAGGTGGGAAGATACGTGTTTGCGGGAGAGTATGACG ATGCCTTGGGCACCTGTGTGCTCTTCGAGGAGGGACAGTCGAGTG GGGCAGACCCTGAAGCCAGTCCAGAGCTGAGCTATAAGTGCCACACCGTTAAGAGACTGATGATGCAGAGAACCTTCCTTGCTGAGAAAAAGGAAGGAGACAACAGCTCAGGTTACACACACA gagactttcagtttcagccACTGAGTGACGGAATGTCCCCAGCCAGACTGGACTCACTCTCTCACTTCATCCAGAACCCAAAGAGGACCTCCAAGCCAGCAGGGGGAGCACACACAATGGGGCAGAAGACCGGGTAG
- the LOC135509299 gene encoding calumenin-B-like, with product MALRPLVMCFALCVVHASSKPTIDKKDRVIHDDLLSNRNHDDADNFDYDHEAFLGQDEAKTFDQLTPEESKERLGMLVERIDEDKNGYVSVEEMKKWIKHSQKRWIYDDVDRQWKGHDLNGDGLVSWEEYKNATYGYILDDPDPEDGFSYRQMMSRDERRFKMADLDADLKANKEEFTAFLHPEEYDHMKDIVVLETMEDIDKNGDGFIDLEEYIGDMYNQEGDPSEPEWVKTEREQFTEFRDKNKDGRMDKEETRDWILPSDYDHAEAEAKHLVYESDNDKDGHLTKAEIVEKYDLFVGSQATDFGEALARHDEF from the exons aTGGCGCTGCGGCCGTTGGTCATGTGCTTTGCGCTGTGCGTGGTGCACGCCTCCAGTAAGCCCACCATCGACAAGAAGGACCGTGTCATTCATGACGACCTGCTTAGCAACCGCAACCATGACGACGCAGATAACTTTGATTATGACCATGAAGCGTTTCTTGGACAGGATGAGGCCAAGACCTTCGATCAGCTCACACCTGAAGAGAGCAAGGAGAGATTGGg tatgtTGGTAGAGCGTATAGATGAGGACAAGAATGGGTATGTGTCAGTAGAGGAGATGAAGAAGTGGATCAAACACAGTCAGAAGAGGTGGATCTATGATGATGTGGACCGCCAGTGGAAAGGTCATGACCTTAACGGAGATGGACTGGTGTCCTGGGAGGAGTACAAGAATGCCACATACGGATACATACTGG ATGATCCAGACCCAGAAGATGGCTTCAGCTACAGACAGATGATGTCACGTGACGAGAGGAGATTCAAAATGGCCGACCTGGACGCTGACCTTAAGGCCAATAAAGAGGAGTTTACAGCCTTCCTCCATCCTGAGGAGTACGACCATATGAAGGATATAGTTGTACTG GAGACCATGGAGGACATTGATAAAAACGGAGACGGCTTCATAGATCTGGAGGAGTACATAG GTGACATGTATAACCAGGAGGGTGATCCTTCAGAGCCAGAGTGGGTGAAGACAGAACGAGAACAGTTTACTGAGTTCAGAGATAAAAACAAAGATGGCCGCATGgacaaggaggagaccagagactGGATCCTCCCTTCAGATTACGACCATGCAGAGGCAGAAGCCAAACACCTGGTCTACGAGTCAGATAacgataag gacggACATCTGACCAAGGCAGAGATCGTAGAGAAGTATGACCTCTTCGTTGGCAGCCAGGCTACTGACTTTGGAGAAGCCTTGGCAAGACATGATGAATTCTAA
- the gtf3c6 gene encoding general transcription factor 3C polypeptide 6 isoform X1, producing the protein MEDEWEEEEQLVVVELSGIINSDFLTKCQGTCKILDIDSEQPMMQVGRYVFAGEYDDALGTCVLFEEGQSSGADPEASPELSYKCHTVKRLMMQRTFLAEKKEGDNSSGYTHRDFQFQPLSDGMSPARLDSLSHFIQNPKRTSKPAGGAHTMGQKTG; encoded by the exons ATGGAAGACgaatgggaggaggag gAGCAGTTGGTTGTGGTTGAGCTCTCTGGTATAATTAACTCAGATTTTTTGACCAAGTGTCAGGGAACCTGCAAGATACTG GACATTGACAGTGAGCAGCCAATGATGCAGGTGGGAAGATACGTGTTTGCGGGAGAGTATGACG ATGCCTTGGGCACCTGTGTGCTCTTCGAGGAGGGACAGTCGAGTG GGGCAGACCCTGAAGCCAGTCCAGAGCTGAGCTATAAGTGCCACACCGTTAAGAGACTGATGATGCAGAGAACCTTCCTTGCTGAGAAAAAGGAAGGAGACAACAGCTCAGGTTACACACACA gagactttcagtttcagccACTGAGTGACGGAATGTCCCCAGCCAGACTGGACTCACTCTCTCACTTCATCCAGAACCCAAAGAGGACCTCCAAGCCAGCAGGGGGAGCACACACAATGGGGCAGAAGACCGGGTAG